One window from the genome of Paraconexibacter algicola encodes:
- a CDS encoding flavin-containing monooxygenase produces the protein MSRSGTRVVIVGAGFGGIGCAIELQQHGFRDITLLERGEQVGGTWFHNTYPGAACDVPSHLYSYSFATRTDWSHLCSPQAQILDYLQGVAAEHGVTGRTETGVEVASCTWSDTNVQWTVTATDGRTWEADAVVIATGQLHRLAYPRIPGLEQFEGDAFHSAEWNHDVPLAGRRVAVVGTGASAVQFVPEIAKEVGRLHVFQRSGNWFMPRRNRPYPALVRALIRHTPGLQAFRRRFIYHYGESLTAMIRNPRTLGRLGRLRATAFMRWQLRDAEVRRKAWPDYTFGCKRVLFSSKWLPALQRPNVELVTDAITAITPRGVVTADGLEREVDVIIYGTGFRTTDFMLPMTVTGRDGVALTDAWADGPHAHLGVTVPGFPSMFLMYGPNTNTSGGSIIVYLEAQAAYIRQALQHVRGRADAAAIEVRPEVEAASDRELQARFAGTAWTQCDSWYRNESGRIVTNWPGYMGEYTQRTAVLDPAEYTFVPAPERAPATAEPAAS, from the coding sequence ATGTCACGTTCGGGGACGAGGGTCGTCATCGTCGGCGCCGGATTCGGCGGGATCGGCTGCGCGATCGAGCTGCAGCAGCACGGCTTCCGCGACATCACGCTGCTGGAGCGCGGCGAGCAGGTCGGAGGCACGTGGTTCCACAACACCTATCCGGGCGCGGCGTGCGACGTGCCCAGCCACCTGTACTCGTACTCGTTCGCGACCCGCACCGACTGGTCGCACCTCTGCTCCCCGCAGGCGCAGATCCTCGACTACCTCCAGGGCGTCGCCGCCGAGCACGGCGTCACCGGCCGCACGGAGACCGGTGTCGAGGTCGCGTCGTGCACGTGGAGCGACACGAACGTCCAGTGGACCGTCACCGCGACCGACGGTCGCACCTGGGAGGCCGACGCGGTCGTCATCGCGACGGGCCAGCTGCACCGCCTCGCCTACCCGCGCATCCCCGGCCTCGAGCAGTTCGAGGGCGACGCCTTCCACTCCGCGGAGTGGAACCACGACGTGCCGCTCGCCGGACGCCGCGTCGCGGTCGTCGGCACGGGCGCCAGCGCCGTGCAGTTCGTGCCGGAGATCGCCAAGGAGGTCGGGCGGCTGCACGTCTTCCAGCGGTCGGGCAACTGGTTCATGCCGCGCCGCAACCGTCCCTACCCGGCGCTCGTCCGCGCGCTGATCCGGCACACCCCCGGCCTGCAGGCCTTCCGGCGCCGGTTCATCTACCACTACGGCGAGTCGCTGACCGCGATGATCCGCAACCCGCGCACGCTCGGCCGCCTCGGCCGGCTGCGCGCGACCGCGTTCATGCGCTGGCAGCTGCGCGACGCGGAGGTGCGGCGCAAGGCGTGGCCGGACTACACGTTCGGCTGCAAGCGGGTCCTGTTCAGCTCGAAGTGGCTGCCGGCGCTGCAGCGCCCGAACGTGGAGCTGGTGACCGACGCGATCACGGCGATCACGCCGCGCGGCGTCGTCACCGCCGACGGCCTCGAGCGCGAGGTCGACGTGATCATCTACGGGACCGGCTTCCGCACCACGGACTTCATGCTCCCCATGACCGTCACCGGTCGTGACGGGGTGGCGCTCACCGACGCGTGGGCGGACGGCCCGCACGCCCACCTGGGCGTGACGGTGCCCGGCTTCCCGTCGATGTTCCTCATGTACGGGCCGAACACGAACACGTCGGGCGGCTCGATCATCGTCTACCTGGAGGCGCAGGCCGCGTACATCCGGCAGGCGCTCCAGCACGTCCGCGGGCGCGCGGACGCGGCCGCCATCGAGGTCCGCCCGGAGGTCGAGGCGGCCTCCGACCGCGAGCTGCAGGCGCGCTTCGCGGGGACGGCGTGGACGCAGTGCGACTCCTGGTACCGCAACGAGTCGGGCCGGATCGTCACGAACTGGCCGGGGTACATGGGCGAGTACACGCAGCGGACCGCGGTGCTCGACCCGGCCGAGTACACGTTCGTGCCGGCGCCCGAGCGCGCGCCCGCGACCGCCGAGCCCGCGGCCTCGTAG
- a CDS encoding acyltransferase family protein produces MPPGPATADRSDALDGIRALAALSVLAFHVWLYRDDRPRGFADRDLLDRVLFEANAGLIAFFVLSGYLLYRGFARAAVTGAAPPSVRGYAVRRAARILPAYYVCGAVVFLLYATVGPTTIQPELHELPLFAVFAQNYSLDTLMQLNPVLWTLTIEMAFYVALPLIALAGLALGPRRTAWHAGVLLALVGVTLAWYYADYRGDWGEIPRKTLPAYIGHFALGMLVALWLEHRRARRDGARLTPAVTAGLSVVGWLLVVAEGYWHETEPSGGLARALFSTLMVALGFALVVAAAAGGSGPSVDWLRARWLARTGLISYGLYLWHLPLLLVLRDNGLLPEALWPRMLVVLAVSLLAAEATWRWVERPAIDWAARRRAGRTGSFTRSKQVAAEIS; encoded by the coding sequence ATGCCGCCGGGCCCCGCGACCGCAGACCGCAGCGACGCCCTCGACGGCATCCGCGCGCTCGCCGCCCTGTCGGTCCTCGCCTTCCACGTCTGGCTCTACCGCGACGACCGGCCCCGCGGGTTCGCCGACCGCGACCTCCTGGACCGGGTCCTGTTCGAGGCCAACGCCGGGCTGATCGCGTTCTTCGTCCTGTCCGGCTACCTCCTGTACCGGGGGTTCGCGCGCGCCGCGGTGACCGGGGCGGCGCCCCCGTCGGTGCGCGGCTACGCGGTCCGCCGCGCGGCGCGCATCCTGCCCGCCTACTACGTGTGCGGCGCGGTCGTGTTCCTCCTCTACGCGACCGTCGGGCCGACGACGATCCAGCCCGAGCTGCACGAGCTGCCGCTGTTCGCGGTCTTCGCGCAGAACTACTCGCTCGACACGCTCATGCAGCTGAACCCCGTGCTGTGGACGCTGACGATCGAGATGGCGTTCTACGTCGCGCTGCCGCTGATCGCGCTCGCGGGCCTCGCGCTCGGCCCGCGACGCACCGCCTGGCACGCCGGAGTGCTGCTCGCGCTCGTCGGCGTGACGCTCGCCTGGTACTACGCGGACTACCGCGGCGACTGGGGCGAGATCCCGCGCAAGACGCTCCCCGCCTACATCGGGCACTTCGCGCTGGGCATGCTCGTCGCGCTGTGGCTCGAGCACCGGCGCGCGCGGCGCGACGGGGCGCGCCTCACCCCGGCGGTGACCGCGGGGCTCAGCGTCGTCGGCTGGCTGCTCGTGGTCGCCGAGGGCTACTGGCACGAGACCGAGCCCAGCGGCGGCCTCGCGCGGGCGCTGTTCTCGACGCTCATGGTCGCGCTCGGCTTCGCGCTCGTCGTCGCGGCCGCCGCCGGGGGGAGCGGCCCGTCGGTCGACTGGCTGCGCGCACGCTGGCTCGCCCGCACGGGCCTGATCTCCTACGGCCTGTACCTCTGGCACCTGCCGCTGCTGCTCGTGCTGCGCGACAACGGCCTGCTCCCCGAGGCGCTGTGGCCGCGCATGCTCGTGGTCCTCGCGGTGTCGCTGCTGGCGGCCGAGGCGACCTGGCGCTGGGTCGAGCGTCCCGCGATCGACTGGGCGGCGCGCCGACGCGCGGGACGGACCGGCTCCTTCACACGGTCGAAACAGGTCGCCGCCGAAATTTCCTAG
- a CDS encoding DUF2126 domain-containing protein, whose amino-acid sequence MSVRVAIEHRTVYRFDRPVRLGPHVVRLRPAPHCRTPIDGYALTVGPDPHRVVWQQDPFGNHTARLVHAEPVRELSITVELVADLTTINPFDFYLDEDAARWPFAYREPTATDLGPFLVLEPSPALDAWVAAYGRQERGTIDLLVDLTARIAQEVRYETRLEEGVQTPDETFERAAGSCRDSAWLLVQLLRRLGVAARFASGYLVQLAGTDGDGPAHDSTDLHAWAEAYVPGAGWIGLDATSGLLAGEGHIPLCCTSTPAAAAPVSGTSEAAGTLTFANAVRRLEEDPDVTAPYTPEQWERIDRLGHEVDARLEAGGVALTMGGEPTFVAVDDPDAPEWNIAALGPTKHGRAIELTHRLADAFAPGALLRYGQGKWYPSDPLPRWEIGVHWRHDGVPVWRDRSLQADPTTEGSATAQDAEDFVRGLLPWLGLPVEAAYPAYEDTIDELWREARLPGGDPPELDAPDPTDLRLAASVARAAFIEQLDKRTGDPVGWAVPLHRAPGDEEWSTGRWALRRGRLFLTPGDSPIGLRLPLDALTWRPPEFVPEPSVFAEVAPLPVPADAVPGEPGSAPPTVAAGAPTDTAAPAAADARLVEPPPITTLTAQVRASGHLHVFLPPLTALEHALELLRAIEDTAAGIGVPVVIEGYAPPSDRRAGRFVVTPDPGVIEVNIHPSASWPELCERSRTIVDAARETGLAAEKFALDGTHTGTGGGSHLTVGGATPAESPFLRRPDLLRSLITYWQIHPSLSYVFSGRFVGPTSQAPRIDEARHEALYELEIAFAELERLGEQARENGWETPAWQVDRLLRNILTDLTGNTHRAEFCIDKLHNPALESGRIGVLELRGFEMPPHVDMGLVQALLVRTLIARFAETPFTAPLRRWGTELHDRFLLPWWAAEDLRAVAADLRDSGYAFDDDWLDPFLHFRFPRLGEVTLDGTRIELRRAIEPWNVLGEEATTSGTARMVDSSLERLQVRVDHLDPDRHLVTCNGHALPLHPTAVPGVQVAGVRYRAWSLWSALHPTIGVHAPLELELVDRRTRRSLGGCAYHVTEPDGRAYGGVPRGAKEAEARRASRFVPGGRPGTIVDALDPDWDADYPRTLDLRRKPVRPRS is encoded by the coding sequence GTGAGCGTCCGCGTCGCCATCGAGCACCGCACGGTCTACCGCTTCGACCGTCCGGTCCGGCTCGGACCGCACGTCGTCCGGCTCCGTCCGGCGCCGCACTGCCGTACCCCGATCGACGGCTACGCGCTGACGGTCGGGCCCGACCCGCACCGCGTGGTCTGGCAGCAGGACCCGTTCGGCAACCACACCGCGCGGCTCGTGCACGCCGAGCCGGTGCGCGAGCTGTCGATCACCGTCGAGCTCGTCGCCGACCTCACGACGATCAACCCGTTCGACTTCTACCTCGACGAGGACGCCGCACGCTGGCCGTTCGCCTACCGCGAGCCGACCGCGACCGACCTCGGGCCGTTCCTCGTCCTCGAGCCGAGCCCCGCGCTCGACGCGTGGGTCGCGGCCTACGGGCGGCAGGAGCGCGGCACGATCGACCTGCTCGTCGACCTGACCGCCCGGATCGCGCAGGAGGTCCGCTACGAGACGCGCCTGGAGGAGGGCGTCCAGACCCCGGACGAGACGTTCGAGCGCGCCGCGGGCTCGTGCCGGGACAGCGCCTGGCTGCTCGTGCAGCTGCTGCGCCGTCTCGGGGTCGCGGCCCGCTTCGCCTCCGGGTACCTCGTGCAGCTCGCGGGCACCGACGGCGACGGGCCCGCACACGACAGCACCGACCTGCACGCCTGGGCCGAGGCGTACGTCCCGGGCGCCGGCTGGATCGGCCTGGACGCCACCTCCGGACTGCTCGCCGGCGAGGGCCACATCCCGCTCTGCTGCACCTCCACCCCCGCGGCGGCCGCCCCGGTCAGCGGCACCAGCGAGGCCGCCGGCACGCTGACCTTCGCCAACGCGGTCCGGCGGCTCGAGGAGGACCCGGACGTCACCGCGCCGTACACCCCCGAGCAGTGGGAGCGCATCGACCGCCTCGGCCACGAGGTCGACGCGCGCCTGGAGGCGGGCGGGGTCGCGCTGACGATGGGCGGCGAGCCGACGTTCGTCGCGGTCGACGACCCCGACGCCCCCGAGTGGAACATCGCCGCGCTCGGCCCGACGAAGCACGGGCGCGCGATCGAGCTCACCCACCGGCTCGCCGACGCCTTCGCCCCGGGGGCGCTCCTGCGCTACGGCCAGGGCAAGTGGTACCCGAGCGACCCGCTGCCGCGCTGGGAGATCGGCGTGCACTGGCGGCACGACGGCGTGCCGGTCTGGCGCGACCGGTCGCTGCAGGCCGACCCGACCACCGAGGGCTCCGCGACCGCCCAGGACGCCGAGGACTTCGTCCGCGGCCTGCTGCCGTGGCTGGGCCTGCCCGTCGAGGCCGCCTACCCCGCCTACGAGGACACGATCGACGAGCTGTGGCGGGAGGCCCGCCTGCCCGGCGGCGACCCGCCGGAGCTCGACGCCCCGGACCCGACCGACCTGCGGCTCGCCGCGTCGGTGGCGCGCGCCGCGTTCATCGAGCAGCTCGACAAGCGCACCGGCGACCCGGTCGGCTGGGCGGTCCCGCTGCACCGGGCGCCGGGCGACGAGGAGTGGTCGACGGGCCGCTGGGCGCTGCGCCGCGGACGGCTGTTCCTCACCCCGGGCGACTCGCCGATCGGCCTGCGGCTGCCGCTCGACGCCCTGACCTGGCGGCCGCCGGAGTTCGTGCCCGAGCCGTCCGTGTTCGCCGAGGTCGCGCCGCTGCCCGTCCCCGCCGACGCGGTCCCGGGCGAGCCCGGGTCGGCGCCGCCGACGGTCGCCGCCGGAGCGCCCACCGACACCGCCGCGCCCGCGGCCGCCGACGCGCGGCTCGTCGAACCGCCTCCGATCACGACGCTCACCGCCCAGGTCCGCGCCAGCGGGCACCTGCACGTGTTCCTCCCGCCGCTCACCGCGCTCGAGCACGCGCTCGAGCTCCTGCGCGCGATCGAGGACACCGCCGCCGGGATCGGGGTGCCCGTCGTCATCGAGGGCTACGCGCCCCCGTCGGACCGGCGTGCCGGCCGCTTCGTCGTCACGCCCGACCCCGGCGTCATCGAGGTCAACATCCACCCCAGCGCGAGCTGGCCCGAGCTGTGCGAGCGCTCCCGCACGATCGTCGACGCCGCCCGCGAGACCGGGCTCGCCGCCGAGAAGTTCGCGCTCGACGGCACCCACACCGGGACGGGCGGCGGCAGCCACCTCACCGTCGGCGGCGCCACGCCCGCGGAGAGCCCGTTCCTGCGCCGTCCCGACCTGCTGCGCAGCCTCATCACCTACTGGCAGATCCACCCGTCGCTCTCCTACGTGTTCTCCGGCCGGTTCGTCGGCCCCACGAGCCAGGCGCCGCGCATCGACGAGGCCCGCCACGAGGCGCTCTACGAGCTGGAGATCGCGTTCGCGGAGCTCGAGCGGCTCGGCGAGCAGGCGCGCGAGAACGGCTGGGAGACCCCCGCCTGGCAGGTCGACCGGCTGCTGCGCAACATCCTCACCGACCTGACGGGCAACACGCACCGCGCCGAGTTCTGCATCGACAAGCTCCACAACCCCGCGCTCGAGAGCGGCCGCATCGGCGTGCTGGAGCTCCGCGGCTTCGAGATGCCGCCGCACGTCGACATGGGCCTCGTGCAGGCGCTGCTCGTCCGGACGCTGATCGCGCGGTTCGCGGAGACCCCATTCACCGCGCCGCTGCGCCGCTGGGGCACCGAGCTGCACGACCGCTTCCTGCTGCCCTGGTGGGCCGCGGAGGACCTGCGCGCCGTCGCCGCCGACCTGCGCGACAGCGGCTACGCCTTCGACGACGACTGGCTCGACCCGTTCCTGCACTTCCGCTTCCCGCGCCTGGGCGAGGTCACGCTCGACGGCACCCGGATCGAGCTGCGCCGCGCGATCGAGCCGTGGAACGTGCTCGGGGAGGAGGCGACCACCAGCGGCACCGCCCGGATGGTCGACTCCTCGCTCGAGCGGCTGCAGGTCCGCGTCGACCACCTCGATCCCGACCGTCACCTCGTCACCTGCAACGGGCACGCGCTGCCGCTGCACCCGACCGCCGTGCCCGGCGTGCAGGTCGCCGGGGTGCGCTACCGGGCGTGGAGCCTGTGGTCGGCGCTGCACCCGACGATCGGCGTGCACGCCCCGCTGGAGCTCGAGCTCGTCGACCGGCGCACGCGCCGCTCCCTGGGCGGCTGCGCCTACCACGTGACCGAGCCCGACGGGCGCGCCTACGGCGGCGTGCCCCGTGGCGCGAAGGAGGCGGAGGCGCGCCGGGCGTCCCGCTTCGTGCCCGGTGGGCGCCCCGGGACGATCGTCGACGCGCTCGACCCCGACTGGGACGCCGACTACCCTCGGACGCTCGATCTCCGCCGGAAGCCCGTCCGGCCGCGCTCCTGA
- a CDS encoding circularly permuted type 2 ATP-grasp protein: MNPPTATTDAPYRPLDGCYDEMVDARGETREHWTPLAEALRGLGTAALLDRRAEAARLLDQDGVVYHAYEDQRSDAWLLDPLPTVLTSREWLLLEAGLIERAELLNLVLEDLYGARDLLRRGIVPPEVVYGHDGFLRACDGIRLPGTQQLFSYAADLGRDASGAWVVVSDRAQAPSGFGYALENRLVVSRVLPSLYRDAHVHRLAPFFRQLRTALQEAAPPGVDDPRIVVLSPGPWNETAFEHGILASTLGYPLVEGADLTVRRDGVWMRSLGRLEPVHVILRRVDGDSCDPLELRADSLLGVPGLVEASRRGVVSVVNTLGSSALENPALLAYLPRISRHLLGRELRLPTVPSWWCGDEDGRAEVLARLDELVVRPLSRGAGSATVFGWELSNHELEELRARIEARPGAWVGQERVITSSTPTLTDDGLVARRSLLRSFAVARNDSYAVMPGGLTRVAPDDGDGRISNQAGAISKDTWVLASEPEHLTGFWLQTGPVVEGIDPMAQVPSRVAENLFWLGRYAERAESVTRLLRVIDDRRTEFEGSDNPAGVEALRTLLQAVTRVTATEPGFLGDGASQRLASPGTELRDLVIDERRPGTVGHAIRGMLGAAYAVRDQLSTDTFLVVGTLDRTIGGISGAARAATVQAALGKVMQSVLAFSGLAQESMVRDLGWRFMDAGRRLERALQLLALLRATVTTDRGTAADSLVLESVLAAGESLITYRRRYRSQAQLATLLDLLLLDDGNPRSLAHQLARAAEDLAELPAGSGRLREDQRRVLEASTALQLADVGGLALSGADGDRPALSAFLDEQLRLLEEAALALERDHFVHRLPQRTLS, from the coding sequence GTGAACCCGCCCACGGCCACCACCGACGCGCCGTACCGGCCCCTGGACGGGTGCTACGACGAGATGGTCGACGCGCGGGGCGAGACGCGCGAGCACTGGACGCCGCTGGCCGAGGCGCTGCGCGGCCTCGGGACCGCGGCGCTGCTGGACCGGCGCGCCGAGGCCGCCCGGCTGCTCGACCAGGACGGCGTCGTCTACCACGCCTACGAGGACCAGCGCTCCGACGCGTGGCTGCTCGACCCGCTGCCCACCGTCCTGACCAGCCGCGAGTGGCTGCTGCTCGAGGCGGGCCTGATCGAGCGCGCCGAGCTGCTCAACCTCGTGCTCGAGGACCTCTACGGCGCGCGGGACCTGCTGCGCCGCGGCATCGTGCCGCCCGAGGTCGTGTACGGCCACGACGGCTTCCTGCGCGCCTGCGACGGCATCCGCCTGCCCGGCACCCAGCAGCTCTTCTCCTACGCCGCCGACCTCGGCCGTGACGCGAGCGGCGCCTGGGTCGTCGTCAGCGACCGCGCGCAGGCCCCGTCCGGCTTCGGGTACGCGCTGGAGAACCGGCTCGTCGTCTCGCGCGTGCTGCCGTCCCTGTACCGCGACGCGCACGTCCACCGCCTCGCCCCGTTCTTCCGTCAGCTGCGCACCGCGCTGCAGGAGGCCGCCCCGCCCGGCGTCGACGACCCGCGGATCGTGGTGCTCTCCCCGGGCCCGTGGAACGAGACCGCGTTCGAGCACGGCATCCTCGCCTCGACGCTCGGCTACCCGCTCGTCGAGGGCGCCGACCTCACCGTGCGACGCGACGGCGTGTGGATGCGCTCGCTCGGGCGGCTCGAGCCCGTGCACGTCATCCTGCGCCGCGTCGACGGCGACTCCTGCGACCCGCTGGAGCTGCGCGCCGACTCGCTGCTCGGCGTGCCCGGGCTGGTCGAGGCCAGCCGCCGCGGCGTCGTCAGCGTCGTCAACACGCTCGGATCCAGCGCCCTGGAGAACCCGGCGCTGCTCGCGTACCTGCCGCGCATCAGCCGCCACCTGCTCGGACGCGAGCTGCGCCTGCCGACCGTGCCGAGCTGGTGGTGCGGGGACGAGGACGGGCGCGCGGAGGTGCTCGCGCGCCTCGACGAGCTCGTCGTCCGGCCACTCTCGCGCGGCGCCGGCAGCGCCACCGTCTTCGGCTGGGAGCTCAGCAACCACGAGCTCGAGGAGCTGCGCGCCCGCATCGAGGCACGCCCCGGGGCGTGGGTCGGGCAGGAGCGCGTCATCACCTCGAGCACGCCGACGCTCACCGACGACGGGCTCGTCGCGCGCCGCAGCCTGCTGCGGTCCTTCGCCGTCGCGCGCAACGACTCCTACGCGGTGATGCCCGGGGGGCTCACCCGCGTCGCGCCCGACGACGGCGACGGGCGCATCAGCAACCAGGCGGGCGCGATCTCCAAGGACACCTGGGTCCTGGCCAGCGAGCCCGAGCACCTCACCGGCTTCTGGCTGCAGACCGGGCCGGTCGTCGAGGGCATCGACCCGATGGCGCAGGTGCCCTCGCGCGTCGCCGAGAACCTCTTCTGGCTCGGCCGCTACGCCGAGCGTGCCGAGTCCGTCACGCGGCTGCTGCGCGTCATCGACGACCGGCGCACCGAGTTCGAGGGCAGCGACAACCCCGCCGGGGTGGAGGCGCTGCGCACGCTGCTGCAGGCGGTCACGCGGGTGACCGCGACCGAGCCCGGGTTCCTCGGCGACGGCGCGTCCCAGCGGCTGGCGAGCCCCGGGACGGAGCTGCGCGACCTCGTGATCGACGAGCGCCGACCGGGCACGGTCGGCCACGCGATCCGCGGCATGCTCGGGGCCGCGTACGCGGTGCGCGACCAGCTCTCGACCGACACGTTCCTCGTCGTCGGCACGCTCGACCGCACGATCGGCGGCATCTCCGGGGCGGCGCGCGCCGCGACCGTGCAGGCCGCGCTGGGCAAGGTCATGCAGTCGGTGCTCGCGTTCTCCGGCCTCGCGCAGGAGAGCATGGTCCGCGACCTCGGCTGGCGCTTCATGGACGCCGGACGACGGCTCGAGCGCGCCCTGCAGCTGCTCGCGCTGCTGCGCGCCACCGTCACGACGGACCGCGGCACCGCGGCCGACAGCCTCGTGCTCGAGAGCGTGCTGGCGGCCGGCGAGTCGCTCATCACCTACCGTCGCCGCTACCGCTCGCAGGCGCAGCTCGCGACGCTGCTCGACCTGCTGCTGCTCGACGACGGCAACCCCCGCTCGCTGGCCCACCAGCTCGCCCGGGCGGCGGAGGACCTCGCCGAGCTGCCCGCGGGCAGCGGCCGCCTGCGCGAGGACCAGCGCCGCGTGCTCGAGGCGTCGACCGCGCTGCAGCTCGCCGACGTCGGCGGTCTCGCGCTGTCCGGGGCCGACGGCGATCGGCCGGCGCTGTCCGCGTTCCTGGACGAGCAGCTGCGGCTGCTCGAGGAGGCGGCGCTCGCCCTGGAGCGCGACCACTTCGTCCACCGGCTGCCGCAGAGGACGCTGTCGTGA
- a CDS encoding transglutaminase family protein, which yields MSTRYRVVHRTQYTYASVVNPSYSQLHLLPRDVPGQRCVSSEVVVSPRPEDYREHVDFFGNRVGYVAIHRPHKTLTVTATSVVEVDDRPAGLPLLGRRPWEEVPAALRETDPLWAAHYTLDSPLVAASEAARAYAEPSFPPGRDMAEAATDLCARIHRDFTFDAKATTVATPLEEVLRDRRGVCQDFAHVGIACVRAMGLPARYVSGYLETDPPPGKPKLVGADVSHAWFSVLLPEVGWLDLDPTNDQVVGSRYVVTAYGRDYQDLPPVSGVIFTEGRTKKLEVTVDVTAL from the coding sequence GTGAGCACCCGCTACCGCGTGGTCCACCGCACGCAGTACACGTACGCGTCCGTCGTCAACCCGAGCTACTCGCAGCTGCACCTGCTGCCACGCGACGTGCCCGGACAGCGCTGCGTCTCGAGCGAGGTCGTCGTGTCCCCGCGGCCGGAGGACTACCGCGAGCACGTCGACTTCTTCGGCAACCGCGTCGGGTACGTCGCGATCCACCGGCCGCACAAGACGCTCACCGTCACGGCCACGAGCGTCGTCGAGGTCGACGACCGGCCCGCCGGCCTGCCGCTGCTCGGCCGCCGGCCGTGGGAGGAGGTCCCCGCCGCGCTGCGCGAGACCGACCCGCTGTGGGCCGCCCACTACACGCTCGACTCGCCGCTGGTGGCCGCGTCCGAGGCGGCCCGCGCGTACGCGGAGCCGTCCTTCCCGCCGGGCCGTGACATGGCGGAGGCGGCCACCGACCTGTGCGCGCGCATCCACCGCGACTTCACCTTCGACGCGAAGGCGACGACCGTCGCCACCCCGCTGGAGGAGGTGCTGCGCGACCGGCGCGGCGTCTGCCAGGACTTCGCGCACGTCGGCATCGCGTGCGTGCGCGCGATGGGCCTGCCCGCCCGCTACGTGTCCGGCTACCTGGAGACCGACCCGCCGCCCGGCAAGCCGAAGCTCGTCGGCGCCGACGTGTCGCACGCGTGGTTCAGCGTCCTGCTGCCCGAGGTCGGCTGGCTCGACCTCGACCCCACGAACGACCAGGTCGTCGGGTCCCGCTACGTCGTCACCGCGTACGGGCGCGACTACCAGGACCTGCCCCCGGTGAGCGGCGTGATCTTCACCGAGGGCCGGACGAAGAAGCTCGAGGTCACGGTCGACGTGACCGCCCTCTGA
- a CDS encoding siderophore-interacting protein, whose product MTRPFPLHAGIATVVARRALTPRMLRLTLAADAFGDPGIEQPGEIVTLGFAGPGEELVLPREGWRFPPGGPEQHWRNFTVRRSAPADATIDVDVFLHGPAGIAARWALHARPGDRVGHAGPRTHWEPVADAGWSLLAADETGLPALQAIVEQLPAGHRTIALVEVQDEAERAPVDSAADVDWHWCVRGDAAPGTSTVVIDTLRTLELPTTRGQCWGGGEALVMRDVRRHVAAHLPACAGAVQVLGYWKHRATPESVDYT is encoded by the coding sequence ATGACCCGGCCGTTCCCGCTGCACGCCGGCATCGCCACGGTCGTGGCGCGACGCGCGCTCACGCCGCGGATGCTGCGCCTGACGCTCGCCGCGGACGCGTTCGGCGATCCCGGGATCGAGCAGCCCGGGGAGATCGTCACGCTCGGATTCGCCGGTCCCGGGGAGGAGCTCGTGCTCCCGCGCGAGGGCTGGCGCTTCCCGCCCGGCGGCCCCGAGCAGCACTGGCGCAACTTCACCGTCCGCCGCAGCGCCCCGGCGGACGCGACCATCGACGTCGACGTGTTCCTGCACGGCCCCGCGGGGATCGCGGCGCGCTGGGCGCTCCACGCCCGTCCGGGTGACAGGGTCGGCCACGCCGGACCGCGCACCCACTGGGAGCCGGTCGCCGACGCCGGTTGGAGCCTGCTGGCCGCGGACGAGACCGGGCTGCCCGCCCTGCAGGCGATCGTCGAGCAGCTGCCGGCCGGCCACCGGACGATCGCGCTCGTCGAGGTCCAGGACGAGGCGGAGCGGGCCCCGGTGGACAGCGCCGCGGACGTGGACTGGCACTGGTGCGTGCGCGGGGACGCCGCGCCGGGGACGTCGACGGTGGTGATCGACACGCTGCGGACGCTGGAGCTGCCGACGACCCGCGGGCAGTGCTGGGGCGGCGGCGAGGCGCTCGTCATGCGCGACGTGCGACGGCACGTCGCCGCCCACCTGCCAGCGTGCGCCGGCGCGGTCCAGGTGCTCGGCTACTGGAAGCACCGCGCGACCCCGGAGAGCGTCGACTACACCTGA
- a CDS encoding ABC transporter ATP-binding protein: MSPRLTATDLELAYDRRIVARDLDLAIADGSFTVIVGPNACGKSTLLRALARMLRPRTGTVLLDGRDIGAQPSRAVARELGLLPQSAIAPDGITVADLVARGRYPHQRLLRQWSVADEQAVATAMDATGVTDLADRIVDELSGGQRQRVWLAMALAQDTPILLLDEPTTFLDIAHQVEVLDLCAELHERGRTLVAVLHDLNHACRYATHLVAMREGAIVAQGDPRMIVDAGLVERVFGLRCRVIEDPETGAPLVIPAARTAVAQELPA; encoded by the coding sequence ATGAGCCCCCGCCTCACCGCCACCGACCTCGAGCTCGCCTACGACCGGCGGATCGTCGCGCGCGACCTCGACCTCGCGATCGCCGACGGCTCCTTCACCGTGATCGTCGGCCCGAACGCGTGCGGCAAGAGCACGCTGCTGCGCGCGCTCGCGCGGATGCTGCGCCCCCGCACCGGGACGGTCCTGCTCGACGGGCGCGACATCGGCGCGCAGCCGTCGCGGGCGGTCGCGCGCGAGCTCGGCCTGCTGCCGCAGAGCGCGATCGCCCCGGACGGGATCACGGTCGCGGACCTCGTCGCCCGGGGCCGCTATCCCCATCAGCGGCTGCTGCGGCAGTGGTCGGTCGCCGACGAGCAGGCGGTCGCCACGGCGATGGACGCCACCGGCGTGACGGACCTCGCCGACCGGATCGTCGACGAGCTCTCCGGCGGTCAGCGCCAGCGGGTCTGGCTGGCGATGGCGCTCGCGCAGGACACGCCGATCCTGCTGCTCGACGAGCCGACGACGTTCCTGGACATCGCCCACCAGGTCGAGGTGCTCGACCTCTGCGCCGAGCTGCACGAGCGCGGCCGCACGCTGGTGGCGGTCCTGCACGACCTCAACCACGCCTGCCGCTACGCGACGCATCTCGTCGCGATGCGCGAGGGGGCGATCGTCGCGCAGGGCGATCCGCGCATGATCGTGGACGCCGGCCTCGTCGAGCGCGTCTTCGGTCTGCGCTGCCGGGTGATCGAGGACCCGGAGACCGGCGCCCCGCTCGTCATCCCGGCGGCGCGCACGGCGGTCGCGCAGGAGCTGCCCGCATGA